Genomic segment of Terriglobia bacterium:
CGCGCCCTACCTTGAAGCCCTGTACCATTACATCTCTCCCATCGTAGCCCAGAACCCTGACGTCCCCTGAGACGCTTCGGATGCGTATGGTCCCGTCCGGCGCAATCGTGTAGTTCTTCTGAAAGTCCTGGGCCAGTCCCGCAGCGCCGAAGATCAATCCGGTCAACAGCGCCGCTACTGCTATGCCAAGGGCGTTTTGCCTCATTTCCCCATCTCTCCTCTCTTCGCAACGGGCTATGAGCCGTCGGAATGTACCTGCTCCTGACCAGTTAATGGTATCCGGGGAGAAAAGGTTTCACCAAGATCCAAAGAAATCTGAGGAACTTATGACGATCTCAGCTTCTCACAAGGGAATGATGGAGCTATGAAAATCCTCAAGGATCCGCTGGAAATCGCTCCCCACCGACTCCTCCCGGTGGCACTCAAGGCGGTCGAGGAGGTAGTGCGCGCCCGGTTGCAGTTGTTTGTTTCCAAACTCGGGTGAACCATGCGGGATCTCTCCCTGGGAGCATTCTGGTCTAAAATTCACAATCCAAAATCACGCGGGCGGCTATAATCACTTGTGATATCGGGAGGTAGCATGACCGCGGAACATCAAAGGCTTGCGGAGGCCGCAAAACACGCCGCCCACTGGCGGCGCTGGGGGCCTTATTTGAGCGAACGCCAGTGGGGCACCGTGCGCGAAGACTACAGCCCCGACGGAGCCGCCTGGAACTATCTGCCGCACGAACATGCCCGCTCGCGTGCCTACCGATGGGGTGAGGACGGCCTACTCGGCATCTCCGACAATCACCAGAGACTGTGCTTCGCGATCTCCCTCTGGAACGGGAAAGACCCGATTCTCAAAGAACGCCTGTTCGGTCTGAGCAATAGCGAAGGGAACCACGGCGAGGACGTCAAAGAGTACTATTTCTACCTGGACGGTACGCCCACAAGCTCCTACCTGAAGGCGCTTTACAAGTACCCACAGGAGGCGTTCCCTTACGCGTGGCTCGTGGAAGAGAATCAGCGCCGAGGTCTCAATGAGCCCGAGTTCGAGCTGCTCGACACCGGCATTTTCGATAAGAACCGATACTTCGACATCTTCGTGGAGTACGCCAAGGCTGGCCCCAGCGATATCCTGGTGCGCATCACTACCGTCAATCGCAGTTCGGAACCGGCCACGCTGCACCTTCTGCCGACGCTCTGGTTTCGAAATACCTGGTCTTGGGATCCTAAGAATAAGAAACCGCTGCTGCGCCTGGATCAGCAGGGCGGACGCACGCCCGTCATCCGGGCCGGGCATGAATCGCTGGGCGACATGTGGCTGACGGCAGATATTGCCGGCGAGGCTCTGTTTACGGAAAACGAAACCAATTACCGGAAGTTGTTCGAGGTTACCAATGCCTCACCATACGTGAAGGATGCTTTTCATGAGTTTGTTGTCGGCCGCAAGAACGGCACTATCAACCCGGCCGCAACCGGGACCAAGGCAGCCCTGCATTACAAGAAACTTCTCGCCCCCGGTGAGGCGTGGATTGTCAGGCTCCGGCTGCTGGACAGGCAGCCGGCGGGCGAGATGTTCGGCGCGGCTTTTGACGAGATCTTTGAAAAGAGGAAACGCGAGGCAGACGAGTTCTACAATTCCGTTGCCTCCCCGAAGTTGACCGGAGATGCCAGGGAGATTCAACGCCAGGCCTTCGCAAGCATGATCTGGAGCAGGCAATTCTATCACTATGTCGTTCACGACTGGCTGAACGGCGATCCGGGCATGCCGCCTCCACCCCCCACCAGAAAGTCTGGAAGGAACAAGGCTTGGGTGCACGTCTACACCGACGACATCATTTCGATGCCCGACAAATGGGAATATCCGTGGTTTGCTGCCTGGGATCTGGCCTTTCATTGTATCCCGTATGCGATGATCGATCCGGATTTCGCCAAAAGGCAGCTGATCCTGCTCACACGCGAGTGGTACATGCATCCGAACGGCCAGCTCCCCGCTTATGAATGGAGCTTCGACGAAGTGAATCCGCCCGTGCATGCCTGGGCGGCATGGCGCGTTTACAAGATCGATAAAAAAATGCATGGGCGCGCTGACCGTCTGTTCCTCGAAAGAGTGTTTCAGAAACTTCTGCTCAACTTCACCTGGTGGGTGAACCGAAAGGATACCTTCGGGAGCAACATTTTCGAGGGCGGGTTTCTCGGCCTGGACAATATCGGGGTGTTCGATCGTAGCCAGCAACTCCCGACGGGCGGTTTTATCGAACAAACCGACGCCACCGGCTGGATGGCAATGTACTCCGCGAACATGCTCATAATCGCTGCCGAACTGGCCCGGGAAGACCCGAGTTACGAAGACATTGCGAGCAAGTTCTTCGAGCACTTCCTGCGGATTGCGGACGCGATGAACCACATGGGAAAAGACCGGCGTTCGCTTTGGGATGAGGAGGACGGCTTTTTCTACGACTGTCTCCACACCCCCGATGGCGGCGTCTTCCCTCTGCGCGTGCGGTCCCTCGTAGGCCTGATACCGCTGTTCGCCGTCGAGATCCTCGAAAAGGATGACTTGCGCAGATTGCCGGACTTCACGAGAAGGATGAACTGGTTTCTGGAGCATCGTCCTGAATTGTCGATGGGCGTCACCTGCAAGGGTGCGGGTGGGCTTTTTGACAGAAGAATTCTTTCGATCGTAACTCCAGATCAGCTCCGGCTCATCCTGAAGCGCATGCTGGATGAGCAGGAATTCCTGAGCCCTTACGGCATTCGGGGCCTTTCACGCTATCACAGAGATCACCCTTTCGTGTTGAAGATGGACGGCATTGAGCACAGCGTCGATTATGAGCCGGCCGAATCCACAACCGGCTTTTTCGGCAGTAATTCCAACTGGCGCGGGCCGGTCTGGATGCCCGTCAATTTCCTCATGATCGAGTCGCTCCAGAAATTCCACCACTATTTCGGCAGCGGCTTCAAGGTCGAGTGCCCGACCGGCTCAGGGCAGATGAAGACCCTGTGGCAGGTTTCGCTCGATCTCGAGCAACGCCTCATCCGTCTTTTCAAAAAAGACAGCACCGGGGGCCGCCCGTTCCACAACGGGAACGAACGCTTCCAGAGCGATCCGAACTGGAGCAACTACGTCCTCTTCTATGAATATTTTAACGGCGACAACGGCTCGGGAATAGGAGCCAGCCATCAGACCGGCTGGACCGGCCTGATCGCAAAACTGATCCAGCAGGTCGAGGACTATCGAAGCAAGCTGCCGGAGGTCGAGCCCTAAATCGAAGATCGATTAGATCCAGGCGTGAAGGCGGGAGTCCGGGGATGCAATGATGGTTTCGGTCCGGTCCGGTCCGGTGGAAATTACCGAGATTTCCGTCTGAACCAGATCCGACAGGCGTTTTAAGTAGTCTCTGGCGAGTACGGGCAGGTCGTCAAAGTTGCAGATGCCCGCGGTGCGCTGGTTCCATCCCGGAACCGTCAAATACTCGGGTTCGCACTGCTCCAGAACCTGAATTTCAGGAGGGAAAAAGTCAAGCAGCCGGCCTTTGTAACGATAGCCGGTACAGATGCTGATCTCCGTCAGGCGGTCCAGCACATCCAGCTTGGTGACGACCAGCGAATCGAGGTTGTTGATCAGACGGGCGTAGTGAACAACGACGGCATCAAACCACCCGCAACGGCGCGGACGGCCGGTAGAAGCGCCAAATTCCTGCCCTCGCTCACGTATCATCTGGCCGATCGTGCCGGACACTTCCGTGGGGAAAGGCCCTTCCCCGACACGGGTGGTGTAAGCTTTGACGATCCCGACCACGCCGTCAATGCGCGTTGGCCCCACTCCCGTCCCGATGCAAGCTCCGCCTGCGGTGGCATTCGATGCCGTCACAAACGGGTAAGTGCCGTGATCGACGTCCAGAAGCGTTCCTTGGGCTCCTTCAAAAAGCACGTGCTTCCCCTCGTCCATGGCACGGTTGAGGTACGATGCCGTGTCCACGAAAAAGGGTGCCAGCTCTTTGGCAAGCGCTTGCGCCTTCCGGCATAACTCGTCACTGGAAAATCCCTGCATCTCTCCGGGCGCTGAAATCTGCTTCTCGCGAAAGTTGTCCGCCATGGTGGAGCGTAGCATTTCGGGCGTCATAAGATCACAGACACGCAAACCCCGTCGCCCGATTTTGTCTTCATACGCGGGGCCTATGCCGCGATTGGTGGTGCCGATCCGCTTTGCGCCGCGGCGCACTTCGTCGGCTCTTTCAACAGCCCGGTGATACTCGAAGATCAGGTGGCAACGGTTGCTGATGAAGAGGCGTCCCTGGCAACTGATGCCGGACGCCGCCAGAAACTCGATCTCCTGCTTCAAGGCCTCGAGATCGAGCACCACGCCATTGCCGATCACGCAGATTTTTTGCGGATGGAGAATCCCCGAAGGTATCAGGTGCAGAACGAATTTCCTACCGCCCACATGTATGGTGTGGCCGGCATTGTGCCCACCCTGGTAGCGGGCCACAATGTCAAAATGCGAAGTGAGCAGGTCAACGATCTTGCCTTTGCCTTCGTCGCCCCACTGGGCGCCAACGACGATCAAGTTCGCCATGGAAAGGGTCTCTGTTTATGTGGGAAGCAAAAAAGGGACATTCCGCATTTCCACTTTTCCGGCAACCCTTTGCAGGCAGGAGCGGCATGTCCCTCTTCGAAGCCGGATCACAGATGGTTGTCGATCATCTTCGAGATCGTGTCTTTTGTGGTGTTGCCCACGATCTGTTCCTTGATCACCCCGCCTTTGAAAAGGAGAAGAGTGGGAATGCCGCGGATATTGTACTTGCCGGCAGTGACCATGTTCTCGTCCACATTCAGCTTGACCACTTTGGCCTTGCCCTCGTATTTCTCGGCAACCGCCTCGACCGCCGGGGCCAGCATTCGGCACGGAGCGCACCAGGCCGCCCAGAAATCGACCAGAACCGGGACGGGAGAATTTAGTACTTCCGTCTCGAAATTCTGATCCCCCACCTCCCCTACTTTTCCGCTCATTACTGTCTCCCTCCCCGGATTATGATAGCAGGCGAAGAAATGCTCTTTGCGAGCGACCGATAATTATGTGGACCCGGTTTCGGGTTGTCAAGACAAATGAAAACTATGCTCAAGAAGCGCTACGGGCAACATTTTCTTAGAGATACGGGAATTTTGAATCGCATTGTCGCACTCATCCAGCCGACCCGCCGTGACCTCATGCTCGAGGTAGGCGGGGGCGATGGCGCTTTGTCCGCCAGATT
This window contains:
- a CDS encoding glucosidase, encoding MTAEHQRLAEAAKHAAHWRRWGPYLSERQWGTVREDYSPDGAAWNYLPHEHARSRAYRWGEDGLLGISDNHQRLCFAISLWNGKDPILKERLFGLSNSEGNHGEDVKEYYFYLDGTPTSSYLKALYKYPQEAFPYAWLVEENQRRGLNEPEFELLDTGIFDKNRYFDIFVEYAKAGPSDILVRITTVNRSSEPATLHLLPTLWFRNTWSWDPKNKKPLLRLDQQGGRTPVIRAGHESLGDMWLTADIAGEALFTENETNYRKLFEVTNASPYVKDAFHEFVVGRKNGTINPAATGTKAALHYKKLLAPGEAWIVRLRLLDRQPAGEMFGAAFDEIFEKRKREADEFYNSVASPKLTGDAREIQRQAFASMIWSRQFYHYVVHDWLNGDPGMPPPPPTRKSGRNKAWVHVYTDDIISMPDKWEYPWFAAWDLAFHCIPYAMIDPDFAKRQLILLTREWYMHPNGQLPAYEWSFDEVNPPVHAWAAWRVYKIDKKMHGRADRLFLERVFQKLLLNFTWWVNRKDTFGSNIFEGGFLGLDNIGVFDRSQQLPTGGFIEQTDATGWMAMYSANMLIIAAELAREDPSYEDIASKFFEHFLRIADAMNHMGKDRRSLWDEEDGFFYDCLHTPDGGVFPLRVRSLVGLIPLFAVEILEKDDLRRLPDFTRRMNWFLEHRPELSMGVTCKGAGGLFDRRILSIVTPDQLRLILKRMLDEQEFLSPYGIRGLSRYHRDHPFVLKMDGIEHSVDYEPAESTTGFFGSNSNWRGPVWMPVNFLMIESLQKFHHYFGSGFKVECPTGSGQMKTLWQVSLDLEQRLIRLFKKDSTGGRPFHNGNERFQSDPNWSNYVLFYEYFNGDNGSGIGASHQTGWTGLIAKLIQQVEDYRSKLPEVEP
- a CDS encoding adenylosuccinate synthase, producing the protein MANLIVVGAQWGDEGKGKIVDLLTSHFDIVARYQGGHNAGHTIHVGGRKFVLHLIPSGILHPQKICVIGNGVVLDLEALKQEIEFLAASGISCQGRLFISNRCHLIFEYHRAVERADEVRRGAKRIGTTNRGIGPAYEDKIGRRGLRVCDLMTPEMLRSTMADNFREKQISAPGEMQGFSSDELCRKAQALAKELAPFFVDTASYLNRAMDEGKHVLFEGAQGTLLDVDHGTYPFVTASNATAGGACIGTGVGPTRIDGVVGIVKAYTTRVGEGPFPTEVSGTIGQMIRERGQEFGASTGRPRRCGWFDAVVVHYARLINNLDSLVVTKLDVLDRLTEISICTGYRYKGRLLDFFPPEIQVLEQCEPEYLTVPGWNQRTAGICNFDDLPVLARDYLKRLSDLVQTEISVISTGPDRTETIIASPDSRLHAWI
- the trxA gene encoding thioredoxin translates to MSGKVGEVGDQNFETEVLNSPVPVLVDFWAAWCAPCRMLAPAVEAVAEKYEGKAKVVKLNVDENMVTAGKYNIRGIPTLLLFKGGVIKEQIVGNTTKDTISKMIDNHL